A stretch of Pseudomonas sp. 7SR1 DNA encodes these proteins:
- the rplB gene encoding 50S ribosomal protein L2, translating into MAIVKCKPTSPGRRFVVKVVNQELHKGAPHAPLLEKKSKSGGRNNNGRITTRHVGGGHKQHYRLVDFRRNDKDGIAATVERIEYDPNRTAHIALLLYADGERRYIIAPKGVSAGDQLISGALAPIKPGNALQLRNIPVGSTVHGIELKPGKGAQIARSAGASAQLIAREGVYVTLRLRSGEMRKVLAECRATLGEVSNSEHSLRSLGKAGAKRWRGVRPTVRGVAMNPVDHPHGGGEGRTSGGRHPVSPWGFPTKGAKTRGNKRTDKMIVRRRK; encoded by the coding sequence ATGGCAATCGTTAAATGCAAACCGACTTCCCCTGGCCGCCGTTTTGTGGTCAAGGTGGTCAACCAGGAGCTGCATAAAGGCGCTCCTCACGCACCGCTGCTCGAGAAAAAATCGAAGTCTGGTGGTCGTAACAACAATGGCCGTATTACCACTCGTCACGTTGGTGGTGGTCATAAGCAGCATTATCGTCTGGTCGACTTCCGTCGCAACGACAAGGATGGCATCGCTGCCACCGTCGAGCGTATCGAATACGATCCAAACCGTACTGCTCACATCGCCCTGCTGCTGTACGCAGATGGCGAGCGTCGCTACATCATCGCCCCTAAAGGCGTGAGCGCTGGCGACCAGCTGATCTCTGGTGCTCTCGCACCGATCAAGCCGGGCAACGCTCTGCAACTGCGTAACATCCCAGTGGGTAGCACCGTGCACGGCATCGAACTGAAGCCAGGTAAAGGCGCGCAGATCGCTCGTTCCGCTGGCGCCTCGGCTCAGCTGATCGCTCGTGAAGGTGTGTACGTTACCCTGCGTCTGCGCTCCGGTGAGATGCGTAAAGTACTGGCTGAGTGCCGTGCGACCCTGGGTGAAGTCTCGAACTCCGAGCACAGCCTGCGTTCGTTGGGTAAAGCTGGTGCCAAGCGCTGGCGTGGCGTTCGCCCAACCGTTCGTGGTGTTGCCATGAACCCGGTTGACCACCCACATGGTGGTGGTGAAGGTCGTACCTCTGGTGGTCGTCATCCGGTATCGCCATGGGGCTTCCCGACTAAGGGCGCGAAGACTCGTGGTAATAAGCGTACCGACAAAATGATCGTCCGTCGTCGCAAGTAA
- the rpsS gene encoding 30S ribosomal protein S19 — MPRSLKKGPFIDLHLLKKIEVAAEKNDRKPVKTWSRRSMILPQMVGLTIAVHNGRQHVPVLVNEDMVGHKLGEFAGTRTYRGHVADKKAKR, encoded by the coding sequence GTGCCACGTTCTCTGAAAAAAGGTCCTTTTATTGATCTTCACCTACTGAAGAAGATCGAAGTGGCGGCGGAAAAGAACGATCGCAAACCAGTTAAGACCTGGTCGCGTCGTTCGATGATCCTGCCACAGATGGTCGGTCTGACCATCGCTGTACACAACGGTCGCCAGCACGTCCCAGTTCTCGTGAACGAAGACATGGTCGGCCACAAACTGGGCGAGTTCGCCGGTACCCGCACATACCGTGGGCACGTGGCTGACAAGAAAGCCAAGCGTTAA
- the rplV gene encoding 50S ribosomal protein L22: MEVAAKLSGARISAQKARLVADQIRGKKVGEALNLLAFSSKKAAEIMKKVLESAVANAEHNEGADVDDLKVSTVFVNEGRSLKRIMPRAKGRADRIVKRSCHITVKVADK; encoded by the coding sequence ATGGAAGTAGCCGCTAAGTTGTCGGGCGCTCGAATCTCCGCCCAGAAAGCCCGCTTGGTCGCCGACCAGATCCGCGGGAAGAAGGTGGGCGAAGCGCTCAACCTGTTGGCTTTCAGCAGTAAGAAAGCCGCCGAGATCATGAAAAAAGTGCTGGAGTCGGCCGTAGCCAACGCCGAGCATAACGAAGGCGCAGACGTTGATGATCTGAAGGTCAGCACCGTTTTCGTTAACGAAGGGCGTTCGCTGAAGCGCATCATGCCACGTGCCAAAGGCCGTGCTGATCGCATCGTCAAGCGGTCTTGCCATATCACTGTCAAGGTTGCTGACAAGTAA
- the rpsC gene encoding 30S ribosomal protein S3, with the protein MGQKVHPIGIRLGIVKEHTSVWYADGRTYADYLFADLKVREYLQDKLKSASVSRIDIHRPAQTARITIHTARPGIVIGKKGEDVEKLRQDLTKQMGVPVHINIEEIRKPELDGMLVAQSVAQQLERRVMFRRAMKRAVQNAIRIGAKGIKIQVSGRLGGAEIARTEWYREGRVPLHTLRADIDYANYEAHTTYGVIGVKVWIFKGEVIGGRQEELKPQAPAPRKKAAK; encoded by the coding sequence ATGGGTCAGAAAGTACATCCCATTGGCATTCGCCTGGGAATCGTCAAGGAGCACACCTCCGTCTGGTACGCAGACGGTCGGACTTATGCGGACTACTTGTTCGCTGATCTGAAGGTGCGTGAGTATCTCCAAGACAAACTAAAAAGCGCGTCCGTAAGCCGTATCGATATCCATCGTCCGGCTCAGACAGCACGTATCACCATCCACACCGCTCGCCCAGGTATCGTTATCGGGAAGAAAGGTGAAGATGTTGAGAAACTGCGTCAGGACCTGACCAAGCAAATGGGTGTGCCTGTGCACATCAATATCGAAGAGATCCGCAAGCCGGAGCTCGACGGTATGCTGGTTGCGCAGAGCGTAGCTCAGCAGCTGGAGCGTCGCGTAATGTTCCGTCGCGCTATGAAGCGCGCTGTACAGAACGCCATTCGCATTGGTGCCAAAGGCATCAAAATCCAAGTGAGCGGTCGTCTCGGCGGTGCTGAAATCGCACGTACTGAATGGTATCGCGAAGGTCGTGTGCCACTGCACACCCTGCGTGCCGACATCGACTATGCCAACTACGAAGCTCACACCACCTACGGTGTGATCGGTGTAAAGGTTTGGATCTTCAAAGGCGAAGTAATTGGTGGTCGCCAAGAAGAGCTGAAGCCACAAGCACCAGCGCCTCGTAAAAAAGCTGCTAAGTAA
- the rplP gene encoding 50S ribosomal protein L16, with the protein MLQPKRTKFRKQMTGHNRGLALRGSKVSFGEFALKSVARGRLTARQIESARRALTRHVKRGGKIWIRVFPDKPVTKKPLEVRMGKGKGNVEYWVAQIQPGKVLYEIEGVSEELAREAFALAAAKLPLATSFVKRTVM; encoded by the coding sequence ATGTTGCAACCAAAGCGTACGAAGTTCCGCAAGCAGATGACCGGTCACAACCGTGGCCTGGCATTGCGCGGTAGCAAAGTCAGCTTCGGCGAGTTCGCGCTGAAGTCTGTTGCTCGTGGTCGTCTCACCGCTCGTCAGATCGAGTCGGCACGTCGTGCTCTGACCCGTCACGTAAAACGTGGCGGCAAGATCTGGATCCGTGTGTTCCCGGACAAGCCTGTCACCAAGAAGCCTCTCGAAGTGCGGATGGGTAAAGGTAAGGGTAACGTGGAATACTGGGTTGCCCAGATTCAGCCAGGCAAAGTCCTGTATGAAATCGAGGGTGTTTCTGAAGAGCTGGCGCGTGAGGCTTTCGCCCTGGCTGCTGCAAAGCTGCCGCTCGCCACCTCCTTTGTTAAACGGACGGTGATGTGA
- the rpmC gene encoding 50S ribosomal protein L29, with protein MKANELREKSAQQLNEQLLGLLRDQFNLRMQKATGQLGQSHLLSQVKRDIARVKTVLNQQAGK; from the coding sequence ATGAAAGCGAATGAACTTCGTGAAAAATCCGCACAGCAGCTGAACGAGCAACTGCTCGGCCTGCTGCGCGACCAGTTCAATCTGCGTATGCAGAAGGCAACTGGCCAGTTGGGGCAGTCTCATCTGCTCTCGCAAGTTAAGCGTGACATCGCTCGCGTGAAAACTGTGCTCAACCAGCAGGCAGGTAAGTAA
- the rpsQ gene encoding 30S ribosomal protein S17 codes for MAEAEKTVRTLTGRVVSDKMDKTITVLIERRVKHPIYGKYVKRSTKLHAHDETNQCHIGDKVTIRETRPMAKTKSWALVDVLERAVEV; via the coding sequence ATGGCAGAAGCCGAAAAAACTGTCCGTACGCTGACTGGCCGTGTTGTCAGCGACAAGATGGACAAAACCATCACCGTTCTGATCGAGCGTCGCGTAAAGCACCCGATCTACGGTAAATACGTTAAGCGTTCGACTAAGCTGCACGCGCACGACGAAACCAATCAGTGCCACATCGGCGACAAGGTCACTATTCGTGAAACCCGTCCGATGGCCAAGACCAAATCTTGGGCGCTGGTTGATGTTCTCGAACGCGCTGTGGAAGTCTAA
- the rplN gene encoding 50S ribosomal protein L14: MIQTQSMLDVADNSGARRVMCIKVLGGSHRRYAAIGDIIKVTVKEAIPRGKVKKGQVMTAVVVRTRHGVRRADGSIIRFDGNAAVLLNNKQEPIGTRIFGPVTRELRTEKFMKIVSLAPEVL, translated from the coding sequence ATGATTCAGACTCAATCCATGCTTGATGTGGCCGATAACAGCGGCGCTCGCCGCGTTATGTGCATCAAGGTGCTGGGTGGCTCCCATCGTCGTTACGCTGCAATTGGCGACATCATCAAGGTTACCGTCAAGGAAGCAATTCCTCGCGGTAAGGTGAAGAAAGGCCAAGTGATGACTGCTGTTGTAGTCCGCACTCGCCATGGTGTTCGTCGTGCAGACGGCTCCATCATCCGCTTTGATGGCAACGCTGCTGTTCTGTTGAACAACAAGCAAGAGCCAATCGGCACCCGTATCTTTGGGCCAGTGACCCGTGAACTTCGTACTGAGAAGTTCATGAAGATCGTCTCGCTCGCCCCAGAAGTGCTGTAA
- the rplX gene encoding 50S ribosomal protein L24, producing MQKIRRDDEIIVIAGKDKGKRGKVLKVLADNRLVVGGLNLVKRHTKPNPMSGVQGGIVEKEAPLHASNVAIFNGETNKADRVGFKVEDGKKIRVFKSTQKAVDA from the coding sequence ATGCAAAAGATTCGTCGTGACGACGAGATCATCGTGATCGCCGGCAAAGACAAGGGCAAGCGCGGTAAGGTGCTTAAGGTTCTCGCTGACAACCGTCTGGTTGTTGGTGGTCTGAACCTGGTCAAGCGTCATACCAAGCCTAACCCGATGTCGGGCGTACAGGGCGGTATCGTCGAGAAAGAAGCGCCACTGCACGCTTCCAACGTCGCCATTTTCAACGGCGAAACCAACAAGGCTGACCGCGTTGGTTTCAAAGTAGAAGACGGCAAAAAAATTCGTGTCTTCAAGTCGACCCAAAAAGCGGTTGATGCTTGA
- the rplE gene encoding 50S ribosomal protein L5 — protein MARLKEIYRKEIAPKLKEELKLANVMEVPRITKITLNMGLGEAIGDKKVIEHAVADLEKITGQKVVVTHARKSIAGFKVREGWPIGVKVTLRRDRMYEFLDRLLSISLPRVRDFRGLNAKSFDGRGNYSMGVKEQIIFPEIDYDKIDALRGLDITLTTTAKSDDEGRALLRAFKFPFRN, from the coding sequence ATGGCACGACTGAAAGAGATTTACCGGAAGGAAATCGCACCGAAGCTTAAGGAAGAACTTAAGCTGGCGAACGTGATGGAAGTTCCGCGCATTACCAAGATCACCCTGAACATGGGTCTGGGCGAAGCGATCGGCGACAAAAAAGTCATCGAGCACGCGGTAGCTGACCTGGAGAAGATCACCGGCCAGAAAGTCGTTGTGACTCACGCTCGCAAATCCATCGCTGGCTTCAAAGTCCGTGAAGGTTGGCCGATCGGTGTCAAAGTGACCCTGCGTCGCGATCGTATGTATGAGTTCCTGGATCGTCTGCTGTCGATCTCCCTGCCTCGGGTTCGCGACTTCCGCGGCCTGAATGCCAAGTCCTTCGACGGTCGTGGCAACTACAGCATGGGCGTGAAAGAGCAGATCATTTTCCCGGAAATCGATTACGACAAGATCGATGCTCTGCGCGGTCTGGACATTACCCTGACCACCACTGCCAAATCGGATGACGAAGGTCGCGCTCTGCTGCGTGCTTTCAAATTCCCGTTCCGCAACTGA